The following are encoded together in the Bacteroidota bacterium genome:
- a CDS encoding LOG family protein, which translates to MSKQPSSRTPGQATVSLADEEAVKRILMETLFGLWTAANNLTRLRPSKRERYRVTIFGSARTQPGHWVYQEVKRMAEALASMGCDIVTGGGPGLMQAANEGAEAAKAPERVQNIGIRVELPFEQKVNPFVEEAFEHQTFFTRLHHFVLLSDAFIVVPGGIGTVLESTMIWQLLQVRQLHDTPLVFTGPMWRGLVDWASQMMLRPGFELANAEDMKIPCCVDTADEAIAIVREHHARWLAENAESKTTEIKS; encoded by the coding sequence ATGAGCAAGCAACCATCATCACGCACTCCGGGTCAGGCAACTGTGAGTCTGGCTGACGAGGAAGCGGTCAAGCGTATTCTCATGGAGACATTGTTCGGCCTATGGACGGCGGCGAACAATCTTACTCGCCTGCGCCCGTCTAAGCGCGAGCGCTATCGTGTCACGATTTTCGGCTCGGCACGCACCCAACCAGGGCACTGGGTGTATCAGGAGGTTAAGCGTATGGCTGAGGCGCTGGCGTCCATGGGTTGCGACATCGTGACGGGTGGAGGGCCGGGTTTGATGCAGGCCGCCAACGAAGGGGCAGAGGCTGCCAAGGCACCGGAACGGGTGCAGAATATCGGCATTCGCGTTGAGTTGCCTTTCGAGCAAAAGGTCAATCCGTTTGTCGAAGAGGCTTTCGAACATCAGACATTCTTTACCCGTTTGCATCACTTCGTGTTGTTGTCCGACGCTTTTATTGTAGTGCCGGGTGGTATCGGCACGGTGCTTGAGTCCACCATGATCTGGCAGCTGCTGCAGGTGCGCCAACTGCATGACACACCGCTCGTTTTCACTGGTCCGATGTGGAGGGGGCTTGTCGATTGGGCGAGTCAGATGATGTTGCGTCCGGGATTCGAATTGGCCAACGCCGAAGACATGAAGATTCCGTGTTGCGTGGATACGGCTGATGAGGCGATTGCTATCGTTCGAGAACACCATGCGCGCTGGTTAGCCGAGAATGCTGAGAGTAAAACTACTGAAATCAAATCTTGA